Proteins encoded by one window of Arachis ipaensis cultivar K30076 chromosome B04, Araip1.1, whole genome shotgun sequence:
- the LOC107639021 gene encoding uncharacterized protein LOC107639021: MEGDLQKSLSLRPNRRGDRNNQTASDKDSEAGFLSSGWASQDGYPVKIVWRKGFIRLVLVAGILWMLLILVALLFHIWSCQSTVSFLSVMCNKESKVYYMLDTMGLVSKPHRCPIPVANNPDKIIIPNGRTSDKIVKKLSYVMEDEISHNGSQSSPLFGGHISWKQREESFKLKSNMKVHCGFIQGGGANMDPVDIKYVKKCKFVVASGIFDGYDLPHQPSNISDRSKKLFCFLMAVDEVSLKFIRENATVKVDNDGGKWVGIWRLILLKHPPYDEPRRNGKVPKILTHRMFPEAQYSIWIDGKMELIVDPLLMLERYLWRGKHSFAIAQHKHHRSIYEEADANKRRKRYARPLIDLHMKIYYYEGMKEWNPKKRTASDVPEGAIILREHTAMTDLFSCLWFNEVHLFTPRDQLSFGYVAYRLGESFNFFMFPNCEYNSLFVLHPHTREHSSPIEWVKRLDELKNSNLRETRGGLGLFTPYPGNLKYVVLPNVTRTSKAG; encoded by the exons ATGGAAGGCGATCTTCAGAAGTCTTTGTCTTTGCGCCCCAATCGTAGAGGAGACCGAAATAATCAAACCGCATCTGATAAAG ATTCAGAAGCAGGTTTCCTTTCTTCAGGTTGGGCCTCCCAAGATGGTTACCCGGTTAAGATTGTTTGGAGGAAGGGGTTTATTCGATTGGTTCTTGTTGCGGGGATCCTGTGGATGCTATTAATTCTTGTTGCATTGTTGTTCCATATATGGTCTTGTCAATCTACTGTCTCCTTTTTATCAG TTATGTGTAACAAAGAAAGCAAGGTTTACTACATGTTAGACACTATGGGACTTGTATCAAAACCTCACA GGTGCCCTATTCCTGTTGCCAACAACCCTGATAAAATTATTATCCCAAATGGAAGAACTTCTGATAAAATTGTTAAAAAGTTATCATATGTTATGGAAGATGAAATTTCACATAATGGTTCTCAATCATCTCCTCTATTTGGAGGCCATATAAGTTGGAAGCAGAGGGAGGAAAGTTTCAAACTAAAATCAAATATGAAG GTGCACTGTGGATTTATCCAAGGCGGTGGTGCTAACATGGATCCTGTAGACATCAAATAtgtcaagaaatgtaaatttgttGTTGCATCTGGCATTTTTGACGGCTATGATCTACCTCATCAGCCATCAAATATAAGTGACCGCTCCAAGAAGCTCTTTTGCTTTCTTATGGCGGTGGATGAAGTATCTCTGAAATTCATTAGGGAAAATGCTACTGTCAAAGTAGACAATGATGGTGGAAAATGGGTAGGAATTTGGCGTCTTATTCTTCTTAAGCATCCACCTTATGATGAACCAAGAAGGAATGGGAAGGTTCCCAAGATTTTAACTCACAGAATGTTCCCTGAAGCACAATATAGCATATGGATAGATGGTAAAATGGAGCTGATAGTTGATCCATTGCTAATGCTTGAGAG ATATCTATGGCGTGGGAAGCATTCATTTGCCATTGCTCAACATAAGCATCACCGCAGTATATACGAAGAGGCAGATGCAAACAAAAGGCGAAAGCGATATGCACGACCCCTCATTGATCTCCACATGAAAATCTACTATTATGAGGGAATGAAGGAATGGAATCCAAAGAAAAGGACTGCCAGTG ATGTGCCAGAGGGAGCAATCATACTCCGAGAACACACTGCGATGACCGACTTGTTTAGCTGCTTGTGGTTCAATGAGGTTCATCTCTTCACACCAAGAGATCAACTTAGTTTTGGATATGTTGCTTACAGATTAGGGGAGTCATTCAACTTCTTCATGTTTCCAAACTGTGAATATAATTCACTGTTTGTGTTGCACCCTCACACAAGAGAGCACTCTTCTCCCATTGAATGGGTTAAACGGTTGGATGAACTCAAGAATAGCAACTTAAGAGAAACTAGAGGAGGATTAGGTTTATTCACCCCTTATCCAGGGAATCTTAAATATGTTGTTTTGCCAAATGTAACAAGAACATCTAAAGCAGGCTGA